TTGGATTTTGGTCACAGAATCAGCGCTGTTACCTTTAATCCAAAAGGAGCATTTTTTAAATACTCAGCATAGCTTTTGCCATTCTCCCCAGCTTAGCTGGGGGTTTAGCTCTGTAATTAATATGAATTTTGATAGCTTTTTTATAAACCAAATCGGGTTGCCCTTCCCTCCTTCCGACCCAAAGTGCAAAATCCTCCCTCCTGTAGTTCCCGCAAAAAGCAACTGGTGCAAAAGTTGCAACTGTTCAGCCAGGCAGGTTGCATTTCATATATCACATAAATTGGGTCCATCCAGTAAATTTGTAAAATATCTAGAATTCTGTACAATTTTTATCAAATGTGATATCCTACTCACCGAAAAAACGGACCGGTTTCCACTTTAAAAAGGTGTTCAGCCGTTTTAACAAGATTTTTAGAGGCAACAATGAATGTGTTTAAAATTAGGAACCTTAAGGATGTCCCGAAACACTCGCTATCAAGAGTATATCAATATAAGAAGGAACGCCCCGCAACCTATTTTTGATAAAGAAATAAATTGATTTTTCAACTGATTGACTCAAAAAATCTATGCTGTTACCTAATTGTTGCAAAAGAGTATACCTATTTCCCCAATTTTGATTACACTCGTGTATTGTTAACAATGACGGCATGTAAGCATCATGCGGGAAAATGAACTTTTAGGCTTCTCCACTTTACGGACGAATAATTTTTCATAAATATCAATGGAAGGTGACAAATGAAGGTCGGAATCGGATATGAGAACAGTTTGCCGGCCCATTCCGCAGGTAGAAACATAGCCAGAACGGCTATTGAACAAGGTCAAATTCAGCAACCAGATGTTGTTCTCTCATTTTGCCATGGCACCATGGACCATTTCGAATTTTTCCAAGGGTTACGTTCTGTTGTTGGAGACAAGGTGCCAATTGTTGGCGGTTCTGCCGTCGGTATTATTACGAATGATCATATATGCTATGAGGGCAGTCCGGCCGGTGCTGCCATTTTATCGTCACCAAACATCTCTTGTAAATGGGCTTATGCTGAACGCCTGGGTCATGATGAAAAAGCCGCGGGCAAATCCCTTGGTCGAAGGATCCCTTCGAATCAAGACGATATAGTTCTTCTCCTTTTTTACGATTCGATAAAAATTCCACAGACAGAAATTTTACCACCGATCATGAACGCCTCGCCTCCTCTTATCAAAGGTATCGAAGAGACTTTACAAACGGTAGCGCCCACCATCGGAGCTGGTATGTTGGGGCACTTTGATTTTATTCAGACACAGCAATTTTGTGGTGATCATGTGGGGAGCCAGGAAGCTGTCGGCATGATGCTGTCCGGGGATTATTCGGTCTATTATTGTGTGATGCACGGGTGTACGCTTACGGACGGGATTTATTACACGATCACTCATATGGAAGGTGCGAAGATATTTGAATTGGACGGTCGACCCATTGTATCGATCATTGACGAAATATACGGTAACCAGGAATGGCAGAAACAAATACCGCTAAAAAGGCTGGCCATCGGCGTTAATCATG
Above is a window of Thermodesulfobacteriota bacterium DNA encoding:
- a CDS encoding FIST N-terminal domain-containing protein, translating into MKVGIGYENSLPAHSAGRNIARTAIEQGQIQQPDVVLSFCHGTMDHFEFFQGLRSVVGDKVPIVGGSAVGIITNDHICYEGSPAGAAILSSPNISCKWAYAERLGHDEKAAGKSLGRRIPSNQDDIVLLLFYDSIKIPQTEILPPIMNASPPLIKGIEETLQTVAPTIGAGMLGHFDFIQTQQFCGDHVGSQEAVGMMLSGDYSVYYCVMHGCTLTDGIYYTITHMEGAKIFELDGRPIVSIIDEIYGNQEWQKQIPLKRLAIGVNHGEPFGDFKEEHYVNRLITGVLPNKEGVMMFEPDLKTGNKIQFMLRDSEEMIRSARHNTEKLMTRILADKKQPVFGLYIDCAGRTADFSDTLTEEASEVVEIMNYHKTPLLGFYSGVEVAPMLGMSRGLDWTGVLTVLARRDHNGAF